One Pseudomonas brassicacearum genomic region harbors:
- a CDS encoding SIS domain-containing protein produces the protein MTSKMLEEALASWEAVERQLQQLDPALEEIAGRLRRQPPQVAMTVARGSSDHAASYFAYLTMQQLGIPVASLPMSVVTMQQAPLKVSGQVAFAFSQSGQSPDLVNSLRLLRKRGALSVALVNASDSPLEAACEFSVPLCAGVESSVAATKSFIATLSASARLVAHWKDDAELLEAGSALPEGLQEAARQDWRGAVEALRDCQRLMVIGRGAGFAIAQEAALKFKETSAIQAEAFSSAEVRHGPMALINENYPLLVFAPRGAEQAGVLSLAADMRQRGARVLLAAPDDIAERDLTLTRAEHPSLDPILAIQSFYGMAASLAVARGLDPDQPRHLSKVTRTH, from the coding sequence TTGACTTCCAAAATGCTTGAAGAGGCCCTGGCCTCGTGGGAAGCCGTCGAGCGCCAGTTGCAGCAACTGGACCCGGCCCTCGAGGAAATCGCCGGACGCCTGCGCCGTCAGCCACCGCAAGTGGCGATGACCGTCGCCCGTGGCAGTTCCGACCACGCCGCCAGCTATTTCGCCTACCTGACCATGCAGCAATTGGGCATCCCGGTGGCCTCGTTGCCGATGTCGGTGGTGACCATGCAACAGGCGCCGCTGAAGGTCAGCGGCCAGGTGGCATTCGCGTTTTCCCAATCGGGCCAGAGCCCGGACCTGGTGAACAGCCTGCGCCTGTTGCGCAAGCGCGGCGCCTTGAGCGTGGCCCTGGTCAACGCCAGCGATTCGCCCCTGGAAGCGGCGTGTGAATTCAGCGTGCCGCTGTGTGCGGGCGTCGAAAGCAGTGTCGCCGCGACCAAGAGTTTCATTGCCACCCTCAGCGCCAGTGCGCGGCTGGTGGCGCACTGGAAGGACGACGCCGAGTTGCTCGAAGCCGGCAGCGCCCTGCCCGAAGGTTTGCAAGAGGCCGCCCGCCAGGATTGGCGCGGCGCCGTCGAAGCCCTGCGCGACTGCCAGCGACTGATGGTGATCGGCCGTGGCGCCGGGTTCGCCATCGCCCAGGAAGCGGCGCTCAAGTTCAAGGAAACCTCGGCGATCCAGGCCGAAGCCTTCAGCAGCGCCGAGGTTCGTCATGGGCCGATGGCGCTGATCAATGAAAACTACCCGCTGCTGGTGTTCGCCCCTCGCGGTGCCGAGCAGGCGGGCGTGTTGAGCCTGGCCGCCGACATGCGCCAGCGCGGCGCCCGGGTGTTGCTGGCGGCGCCGGATGACATCGCCGAACGCGACCTGACACTGACCCGCGCCGAACACCCGTCCCTGGACCCAATCCTGGCGATCCAGAGCTTTTATGGGATGGCCGCGAGTCTGGCCGTGGCCCGAGGCCTGGACCCGGACCAGCCACGGCATCTGAGCAAGGTCACCCGTACGCACTGA
- the ptsP gene encoding phosphoenolpyruvate--protein phosphotransferase: protein MHNNNKELTLSAPLSGPVLTLANVPDAVFASGAMGDGIAIDPLNDTLYAPCDGEVIHVARTGHAVTLRADNGAELLLHLGLDTVELQGDGFSMLVKEGARVSNGQPLLRYDVDKVALRCKSLVSLLVITNGELFQARPITLKGVKVGEPLLHILAKAPGETRHDDQAIGSEVFGQVRIAHRGGLHARPAALIRQTAQGFKSRSQLHFQGKSASCDSVMGMMGLAITEQAQVHVSCQGSDAEAALQALLAILSTALAEEAHALAPTLKPQHRSAEDGVLHGVCAAPGLVTGPLVRLNGIQLPQDAGGHDVEEQRQRLDNALAQVSGEIRLTLENAKARRHRDEEAIFSAHLALLEDPVLLDAAHLFIEQGSAATHAWSRSIDAQCQVLQQLGSTLLAERANDLRDLRQRVLRVLLGEAWQFDVAAGAIVAAQELTPSDLLQLSAQGVAGVCMVEGGATSHVAILARGKGLPCLVALGDALLVQAPGQVVVLDADDGRLELAPTAERLAQVHQEQARQTTRRAQQQALAHTPAHTLDGVTVEVAANVASSGDATQALANGADGVGLLRTEFLFVDRHTAPDEEEQRQAYQAVLEAMGDKPVIIRTMDVGGDKQLDYLPLPTEANPVLGLRGIRLALVRPELLDQQLRALLQTRPLQRCRILLPMVTEVDELLHIRHRLDALGAELGLSERPQLGVMIEVPAAALLAEQLAEHADFLSIGTNDLSQYTLAMDRDHAGLAARVDALHPALLRLIAQTCIGAAKHGRWVGVCGALASDPLATPVLIGLGVRELSVSPPQIGAIKDRVRHLDAAQCARLSGELLNLGSAAAVRQACHQHWPLG, encoded by the coding sequence ATGCACAACAACAATAAAGAGCTGACCCTCAGCGCCCCGCTCAGCGGCCCGGTGCTCACCCTCGCCAATGTCCCGGACGCGGTGTTCGCCAGCGGCGCCATGGGCGACGGAATCGCCATCGACCCGCTGAACGATACCCTCTACGCGCCTTGCGACGGTGAAGTGATTCACGTCGCCCGCACTGGCCACGCCGTGACCCTACGGGCCGACAACGGCGCCGAACTGCTGCTGCACCTGGGCCTGGACACGGTCGAGCTGCAGGGCGACGGGTTTTCCATGCTGGTCAAGGAAGGCGCGCGGGTCAGCAATGGCCAGCCGCTGCTGCGTTACGACGTGGATAAAGTGGCACTGCGCTGCAAGAGCCTGGTCAGCCTGTTGGTCATCACCAATGGCGAACTCTTCCAGGCGCGGCCCATCACCCTCAAGGGGGTGAAGGTCGGCGAACCGCTGCTGCATATCCTCGCCAAGGCCCCTGGCGAAACTCGACACGATGACCAGGCCATCGGCAGCGAAGTGTTCGGCCAGGTCCGTATCGCCCATCGCGGCGGTCTGCATGCCCGGCCGGCGGCGCTGATTCGCCAGACCGCCCAGGGATTCAAGAGCCGCTCGCAGCTGCATTTCCAAGGCAAATCGGCGTCCTGCGACAGCGTGATGGGGATGATGGGCCTGGCCATTACCGAACAAGCGCAAGTGCACGTCAGTTGCCAGGGCAGCGATGCCGAGGCGGCACTGCAAGCCTTGCTGGCGATTTTATCCACAGCCCTGGCGGAAGAAGCCCATGCCCTGGCGCCGACGCTCAAGCCGCAACACCGTAGCGCCGAAGACGGTGTGCTGCACGGCGTGTGTGCCGCCCCCGGCCTGGTGACCGGGCCGCTGGTTCGGTTGAATGGCATTCAACTACCCCAGGACGCTGGCGGCCATGACGTCGAAGAACAGCGACAACGCCTGGACAATGCCTTGGCCCAAGTCAGTGGCGAAATCCGCCTCACCCTGGAAAACGCCAAGGCCCGACGCCACCGCGACGAAGAAGCAATCTTCAGCGCTCATCTGGCACTGCTGGAAGACCCGGTGTTGCTGGATGCCGCCCACCTCTTTATCGAACAAGGCAGTGCCGCGACCCACGCCTGGAGCCGCTCCATCGACGCTCAATGCCAGGTGCTGCAACAGCTGGGCAGCACGCTGCTGGCCGAGCGCGCCAACGATTTGCGCGACCTGCGCCAACGGGTCCTGCGGGTGTTACTGGGTGAGGCCTGGCAATTCGACGTCGCGGCAGGCGCCATCGTCGCCGCCCAGGAACTGACCCCGTCGGACCTGCTGCAACTCAGCGCCCAAGGCGTGGCCGGCGTGTGCATGGTCGAGGGCGGCGCAACCTCCCATGTCGCCATCCTCGCCCGAGGCAAAGGCTTGCCGTGCCTGGTGGCGCTGGGTGACGCGCTGCTTGTCCAGGCGCCGGGACAAGTGGTGGTGCTGGACGCCGACGACGGCCGCCTCGAACTCGCGCCAACGGCCGAGCGCCTGGCCCAGGTGCATCAGGAACAGGCCCGGCAAACCACCCGCCGCGCCCAACAACAAGCCCTCGCCCACACCCCGGCGCACACCCTTGACGGCGTCACCGTGGAAGTGGCGGCCAACGTTGCCTCCAGCGGTGATGCAACCCAAGCCTTGGCGAACGGTGCCGACGGCGTTGGCTTGCTGCGCACTGAATTTCTGTTCGTCGACCGTCACACCGCACCCGACGAAGAGGAACAACGCCAGGCCTATCAAGCCGTGCTTGAGGCCATGGGCGACAAACCGGTGATCATCCGCACCATGGACGTGGGCGGCGACAAACAATTGGATTACCTGCCGCTGCCGACCGAAGCCAACCCGGTCCTGGGCCTGCGCGGCATTCGCCTGGCCCTGGTGCGGCCGGAGCTGCTGGATCAGCAATTGCGGGCCTTGCTGCAAACCCGTCCGCTGCAGCGTTGCCGGATCCTCTTGCCCATGGTCACCGAGGTCGATGAGCTGCTGCACATCCGCCACCGCCTCGATGCCCTCGGCGCCGAACTGGGTTTGAGCGAACGCCCGCAACTGGGGGTGATGATCGAAGTACCGGCCGCCGCGTTGCTGGCCGAACAGCTGGCCGAGCACGCGGACTTCCTGTCCATCGGCACCAACGACCTGTCGCAATACACCCTGGCCATGGACCGCGACCACGCCGGCCTCGCCGCCCGGGTCGATGCCCTGCATCCGGCGCTGCTGCGGTTGATTGCCCAGACCTGCATCGGCGCAGCGAAACATGGCCGCTGGGTTGGCGTGTGCGGCGCCCTGGCCTCCGATCCGCTGGCGACACCGGTACTGATCGGGCTGGGGGTCCGCGAACTGTCGGTCAGCCCACCGCAGATCGGCGCGATCAAGGACCGCGTGCGGCACCTCGATGCCGCCCAGTGCGCCCGCCTCAGCGGCGAGCTGCTGAACCTGGGCAGTGCCGCCGCCGTGCGCCAGGCCTGTCATCAACACTGGCCCCTGGGCTGA
- the nagE gene encoding N-acetylglucosamine-specific PTS transporter subunit IIBC: protein MYQHFIEGLQRLGRALMLPIAILPIAGLLLRLGDTDLLNIAIIHDAGQAIFANLPLIFSIGIAVGFARDNNGTAGLAGAIGYLVMIATLKVLDASINMGMLAGIISGLMAGALYNRFKDIKLPEYLAFFGGRRFVPIVTGFSAVGLGVVFGLIWPPIQQGINSFGALLMESGSFGAFVFGVFNRLLIVTGLHHILNNMAWFIFGSFTDPQTGAVVTGDLTRYFAGDPNGGQFMTGMFPVMLFGLPAACLAMYRNALPQRRKVMGGILLSMALTSFLTGVTEPIEFAFMFLAPLLFLLHALLTGLSMAITDWLNIRLGFTFSGGFIDMVLGWGKSNNGWLVVPVGLVYAVIYYTVFDFCIRRFDLKTPGREEVPAGDKPVIAQNQRAGAYIEALGGAGNLITVGACTTRLRLDMVDRNKASDAQLKALGAMAVVRPGNGGSLQVVVGPMADSIADEIRQALPSSDRPTPAPVATAVEPVTATSVSGAEAQQWLDALGGGGNVLQLDCVAMSRLRVRLADGQGLSESRLRALGCQGVSPLEGGVWHLLLGEKAPGLWQVLEGMVLNRKTGMKA, encoded by the coding sequence ATGTACCAGCATTTCATCGAAGGACTGCAACGCCTCGGCCGGGCACTGATGCTGCCCATCGCGATCCTGCCCATCGCCGGCCTGTTGCTGCGCCTGGGCGACACCGACCTGTTGAACATCGCCATCATCCACGATGCCGGCCAGGCGATTTTTGCCAACCTGCCGCTGATCTTCTCCATCGGCATCGCCGTGGGCTTCGCCCGGGACAACAACGGTACGGCGGGGTTGGCCGGGGCCATCGGTTATCTGGTGATGATCGCCACCTTGAAGGTACTCGATGCCAGCATCAACATGGGCATGCTCGCCGGGATCATCAGTGGCCTCATGGCCGGCGCGCTGTACAACCGTTTCAAAGACATCAAGCTGCCGGAATACCTGGCGTTCTTCGGTGGGCGGCGCTTCGTGCCGATTGTCACCGGCTTCAGCGCCGTGGGCCTGGGGGTGGTGTTCGGCCTGATCTGGCCGCCGATCCAGCAGGGCATCAACAGTTTTGGTGCCTTGCTGATGGAAAGCGGCAGTTTCGGTGCCTTCGTGTTCGGCGTGTTCAACCGGCTGCTGATCGTCACCGGCCTGCACCACATCCTCAATAACATGGCCTGGTTCATCTTCGGCAGCTTCACCGATCCGCAAACCGGCGCGGTGGTCACCGGCGACCTGACCCGCTACTTTGCCGGCGATCCGAATGGCGGCCAGTTCATGACCGGCATGTTCCCGGTGATGCTCTTCGGCCTACCCGCTGCGTGCCTGGCGATGTACCGCAATGCCCTGCCCCAGCGGCGCAAAGTCATGGGCGGGATCCTGCTGTCCATGGCGCTGACTTCGTTTCTCACGGGGGTCACCGAACCGATTGAGTTCGCCTTCATGTTCCTCGCGCCGCTGCTGTTCCTGTTGCATGCCTTGCTCACCGGGCTGTCGATGGCGATCACCGATTGGCTGAACATCCGCCTGGGCTTTACCTTCTCCGGCGGCTTCATCGACATGGTGCTCGGCTGGGGCAAGTCGAATAACGGCTGGCTGGTGGTGCCGGTGGGACTGGTCTATGCCGTGATCTATTACACGGTGTTCGACTTCTGCATCCGCCGCTTCGACCTGAAAACCCCAGGGCGGGAAGAAGTGCCCGCCGGTGATAAACCGGTCATTGCCCAGAACCAACGGGCCGGGGCCTACATCGAAGCACTCGGCGGCGCCGGCAACCTGATCACCGTCGGCGCCTGCACCACACGGCTGCGGTTGGACATGGTGGACCGCAACAAAGCCTCCGATGCGCAGCTCAAGGCCCTGGGCGCCATGGCCGTGGTACGGCCCGGTAATGGCGGGAGTCTGCAGGTGGTGGTGGGGCCGATGGCCGACAGCATCGCCGATGAAATTCGCCAGGCACTGCCCTCCTCCGACCGCCCTACCCCTGCGCCGGTGGCCACGGCGGTTGAACCGGTCACAGCGACCAGCGTGTCCGGGGCCGAAGCGCAACAGTGGCTGGATGCGCTGGGTGGCGGCGGCAATGTGTTGCAGCTCGATTGCGTGGCGATGAGCCGGTTGCGGGTGCGCCTGGCCGATGGCCAAGGGTTGTCGGAAAGCAGGCTCAGGGCGCTGGGATGCCAGGGGGTCAGCCCGTTGGAAGGGGGTGTCTGGCACCTGTTGCTGGGGGAGAAAGCGCCGGGGTTGTGGCAGGTGTTGGAAGGGATGGTGCTGAATCGCAAGACAGGGATGAAAGCTTAG
- a CDS encoding YqfO family protein: protein MYKLCFFVPASHVDVVKSAVFAAGGGRIGDYEHCAWQVLGQGQFRPLDGSQPFIGEAGQVEQVEEWKVELVVADELIRGVVEALKQSHPYETPAYEVWRLEDF, encoded by the coding sequence GTGTACAAGCTCTGCTTCTTCGTCCCGGCCAGCCATGTGGACGTGGTCAAGAGCGCCGTATTCGCTGCCGGTGGTGGGCGAATCGGCGACTACGAACACTGCGCCTGGCAGGTGTTGGGCCAGGGCCAGTTTCGCCCGTTGGACGGCAGCCAGCCGTTCATTGGCGAGGCGGGGCAGGTCGAACAGGTCGAGGAATGGAAAGTGGAGCTTGTCGTTGCCGATGAGCTGATTCGCGGAGTGGTGGAGGCGCTGAAACAGAGCCATCCCTACGAAACGCCGGCGTATGAAGTGTGGCGGTTGGAGGATTTTTGA
- the purL gene encoding phosphoribosylformylglycinamidine synthase, which produces MLILRGAPALSAFRHSKLLEQLSQKVPAVSGLYAEFAHFAEVTGGLTGDEQQVLARLLKYGPSVPVQEPTGRLFLVLPRFGTISPWSSKASDIARNCGLAKIQRLERGIAFYVAGEFSEAEAQLIADGLHDRMTQVVLGNLEQAAGLFSHAEPKPLTAIDVLGGGRAALEKANAELGLALAEDEIDYLVAAFQGLKRNPHDIELMMFAQANSEHCRHKIFNASWDIDGQSQEKSLFGMIKNTYQMHNEGVLSAYKDNAAVIVGNVAGRFYPNPETRQYGAVQEPVHILMKVETHNHPTAIAPFPGASTGSGGEIRDEGATGRGAKPKAGLTGFTVSNLQIPGFEQPWEKPYGKPERIVNALDIMIEGPLGGAAFNNEFGRPALTGYFRTFEQSITTPRGEEVRGYHKPIMLAGGMGNIRADHVQKGEILVGSKLIVLGGPAMLIGLGGGAASSMATGTSSADLDFASVQRENPEMERRCQEVIDRCWQLGEHNPISFIHDVGAGGLSNAFPELVNDGGRGGRFELRNIPNDEPGMAPHEIWSNESQERYVLAVGPADFERFQAICERERCPFAVVGEATAEPQLTVTDSHFGNSPVDMPLEVLLGKAPRMHRSAVREAELGDDFDPSTLDIADSIERVLHHPAVASKSFLITIGDRTITGLVARDQMVGPWQVPVADVAVTATSFDVYTGEAMAMGERTPLALLDAPASGRMAIGETLTNIAASRIGKISDIKLSANWMSAAGHPGEDARLYDTVKAVGMELCPELGITIPVGKDSMSMATRWNDEGVDKSVTSPLSLIVTGFAPVTDIRQTLTPQLRMDKGTTDLILIDLGRGQNRMGASILAQVHGKLGSQAPDVDDAEDLKAFFAVIQGLNADGHLLAYHDRSDGGLLTTVVEMAFAGHCGLSLTLDSVAESTAEIPAILFNEELGAVIQVRQDATPDILAQFSAAGLADCVSVIGQPINNAHINITFNGDTVFEGQRRLLQRQWAETSYQIQRLRDNVECAEQEFDALLEEDNPGLSAKLSYDVNHDVAAPYIKKGIRPQVAVLREQGVNGQVEMAAAFDRAGFSAIDVHMSDILAGRVDLNDFKGMVACGGFSYGDVLGAGEGWAKSALFNSRARDAFQGFFERTDSFTLGVCNGCQMMSNLHELIPGSEFWPHFVRNRSEQFEARVAMVQVQESNSIFLQGMAGSRMPIAIAHGEGHAEFESEEALLEADLSGCVSLRFVDNHGKVTETYPANPNGSPRGITGLTSRDGRVTIMMPHPERVFRAVQNSWRSDDWNEDAPWMRMFRNARVWVN; this is translated from the coding sequence ATGTTGATCCTGCGCGGCGCTCCTGCCCTTTCTGCCTTTCGCCACAGCAAACTCCTTGAGCAACTGAGCCAGAAGGTCCCGGCTGTCAGTGGCTTGTATGCTGAATTCGCTCACTTCGCCGAAGTCACCGGCGGTTTGACCGGCGACGAACAGCAGGTGCTCGCGCGCCTTCTGAAGTACGGTCCCAGTGTTCCCGTCCAGGAGCCGACCGGTCGTCTGTTCCTGGTGCTGCCGCGTTTCGGCACCATTTCGCCGTGGTCGAGCAAGGCCAGCGACATCGCCCGCAACTGCGGCCTGGCGAAAATCCAGCGTCTGGAGCGCGGCATTGCCTTTTATGTCGCCGGTGAGTTCAGCGAGGCCGAGGCCCAACTGATCGCCGACGGCCTGCACGACCGCATGACCCAGGTCGTGCTGGGCAACCTGGAGCAGGCTGCCGGCCTGTTCAGCCATGCCGAACCCAAGCCACTGACCGCCATCGACGTGCTGGGCGGTGGCCGTGCCGCGCTGGAAAAAGCCAACGCCGAACTGGGCCTGGCCCTGGCCGAAGACGAGATCGATTACCTGGTCGCCGCCTTCCAGGGCTTGAAGCGCAACCCGCACGACATCGAATTGATGATGTTCGCCCAGGCCAACTCCGAGCACTGCCGCCACAAGATCTTCAACGCCAGTTGGGACATTGATGGCCAGAGCCAGGAAAAAAGCCTGTTCGGCATGATCAAGAACACCTACCAGATGCACAACGAAGGTGTGCTCTCGGCCTACAAGGACAACGCCGCGGTAATCGTCGGCAACGTTGCCGGTCGTTTCTACCCGAACCCTGAGACCCGCCAGTACGGTGCGGTCCAGGAGCCGGTGCACATCCTCATGAAGGTCGAGACCCACAACCACCCGACCGCCATCGCCCCGTTCCCGGGCGCGTCTACCGGTTCCGGTGGCGAGATCCGCGACGAAGGCGCCACCGGGCGCGGCGCCAAGCCCAAGGCCGGCCTGACCGGCTTCACCGTGTCGAACCTGCAGATCCCGGGCTTCGAACAGCCGTGGGAAAAGCCGTACGGCAAGCCTGAGCGCATCGTCAACGCCCTCGACATCATGATCGAAGGTCCCCTGGGTGGCGCGGCGTTCAACAACGAATTCGGCCGTCCGGCCCTGACCGGTTACTTCCGTACCTTCGAACAGTCCATCACCACCCCTCGCGGTGAGGAAGTTCGCGGCTACCACAAGCCGATCATGCTCGCCGGCGGCATGGGCAACATCCGCGCCGACCACGTGCAGAAAGGCGAGATCCTGGTCGGCTCCAAGCTGATCGTCCTCGGTGGCCCGGCCATGCTGATCGGCCTGGGCGGTGGCGCTGCCTCCTCCATGGCCACCGGCACCAGCTCGGCGGACCTGGACTTCGCTTCGGTCCAGCGGGAAAACCCGGAAATGGAACGCCGTTGCCAGGAAGTCATCGACCGTTGCTGGCAGCTGGGTGAACACAACCCCATCAGCTTTATCCACGACGTCGGCGCGGGTGGCCTGTCCAACGCCTTCCCGGAACTGGTCAACGACGGTGGCCGCGGTGGCCGCTTCGAACTGCGCAACATTCCAAACGATGAGCCGGGCATGGCCCCGCACGAAATCTGGAGCAACGAATCCCAGGAGCGTTACGTCCTGGCGGTCGGCCCGGCCGACTTCGAGCGTTTCCAGGCTATTTGCGAACGCGAGCGCTGCCCGTTCGCCGTGGTCGGCGAAGCCACCGCCGAGCCGCAACTGACCGTCACCGACAGCCACTTCGGCAACAGCCCAGTGGATATGCCGTTGGAAGTGCTGCTGGGCAAGGCCCCGCGCATGCACCGTTCGGCGGTTCGTGAAGCCGAGCTGGGCGATGATTTCGATCCGTCCACCCTCGACATCGCCGACTCCATCGAGCGCGTCCTGCATCACCCGGCCGTGGCCAGCAAAAGCTTCCTGATCACCATCGGCGACCGCACCATCACCGGCCTTGTGGCCCGTGACCAGATGGTCGGCCCATGGCAGGTGCCGGTGGCTGACGTGGCCGTGACCGCCACCAGCTTCGACGTCTACACCGGCGAAGCCATGGCCATGGGCGAGCGCACGCCGCTGGCGCTGCTGGACGCCCCGGCGTCGGGCCGCATGGCGATCGGCGAGACCCTGACCAACATCGCGGCTTCGCGCATTGGCAAGATTTCCGACATCAAGCTGTCGGCCAACTGGATGTCTGCCGCCGGTCACCCGGGTGAAGACGCCCGCTTGTACGACACCGTCAAGGCCGTCGGCATGGAGCTCTGCCCGGAGCTGGGCATCACCATTCCGGTGGGCAAGGACTCCATGTCCATGGCCACGCGCTGGAACGACGAAGGCGTGGACAAGAGCGTGACCTCGCCGCTGTCGCTGATCGTGACCGGTTTTGCTCCAGTCACCGACATCCGCCAGACCCTGACCCCGCAACTGCGCATGGACAAGGGCACCACCGACCTGATCCTGATCGACCTGGGTCGTGGCCAGAACCGCATGGGCGCCTCGATCCTGGCCCAGGTGCACGGCAAGCTCGGCTCGCAAGCGCCGGATGTCGATGATGCCGAAGACCTGAAAGCGTTCTTCGCCGTCATCCAGGGCCTCAACGCCGACGGTCACCTGCTGGCTTACCACGACCGTTCCGATGGCGGCCTGCTGACCACCGTGGTGGAAATGGCCTTCGCCGGTCACTGCGGCCTGAGCCTGACCCTCGACAGCGTTGCCGAATCCACGGCCGAAATCCCGGCCATCCTGTTCAACGAAGAACTGGGCGCGGTGATCCAGGTTCGCCAGGACGCCACCCCGGACATCCTCGCCCAGTTCAGCGCGGCGGGCCTGGCCGATTGCGTCTCGGTGATCGGCCAGCCGATCAACAACGCCCACATCAATATCACCTTCAACGGCGACACCGTCTTCGAAGGCCAGCGCCGCCTGTTGCAGCGCCAGTGGGCTGAAACCAGCTACCAGATCCAGCGCCTGCGGGACAACGTCGAGTGCGCCGAGCAGGAGTTCGACGCGCTGCTGGAAGAAGACAACCCGGGCCTGAGCGCCAAGCTGAGCTACGACGTCAACCACGACGTGGCCGCGCCCTACATCAAGAAAGGCATTCGCCCACAAGTGGCGGTACTGCGCGAGCAGGGCGTCAACGGTCAGGTGGAAATGGCGGCGGCGTTCGACCGTGCCGGTTTCAGCGCGATCGACGTGCACATGAGCGACATCCTGGCCGGCCGTGTCGACCTGAACGACTTCAAGGGCATGGTGGCGTGTGGCGGTTTCTCCTACGGCGACGTGCTGGGTGCCGGTGAAGGCTGGGCCAAGTCGGCGTTGTTCAACAGCCGCGCCCGCGACGCGTTCCAGGGCTTCTTCGAGCGTACCGACAGCTTCACCCTCGGCGTGTGCAACGGTTGCCAGATGATGTCCAACCTGCACGAGCTGATCCCGGGCAGCGAGTTCTGGCCGCACTTCGTGCGTAACCGTTCCGAGCAGTTCGAAGCGCGCGTGGCGATGGTCCAGGTGCAGGAATCGAACTCGATCTTCCTGCAGGGCATGGCCGGTTCGCGCATGCCGATCGCCATCGCCCACGGCGAAGGTCATGCGGAGTTCGAAAGCGAAGAAGCGCTGCTCGAAGCCGACCTGTCCGGTTGTGTGTCGCTGCGGTTTGTCGACAACCATGGCAAAGTCACCGAAACCTACCCGGCCAACCCGAACGGCTCGCCGCGCGGGATCACCGGCCTGACCAGCCGCGACGGCCGCGTCACGATCATGATGCCGCACCCGGAGCGGGTGTTCCGCGCGGTGCAGAACTCGTGGCGTTCGGACGACTGGAACGAAGACGCGCCATGGATGCGCATGTTCCGCAACGCGCGCGTCTGGGTGAACTAA
- the mltF gene encoding membrane-bound lytic murein transglycosylase MltF, producing the protein MFSPTALRPRYAKWLIATGLFLVLSGCVEKPNTLERVKEDGVLRVITRNSPATYFEDRNGETGFEYELVKRFADDLGVELKIETADNLDDLFSQIGKPNGPVLAAAGLVSSEQRKKQVRFSHAYLEVTPQIIYRNGQSRPTDAAALAGKKIMVLKGSTHAEQLAQLKQQYPGIEYEESDAVEVVDLLRMVDEGQIDLTLVDSNEVAMNQVYFPNVRVAFDLGDARSQSWAVGPGEDNSLLNEINSYLDKVQKNGTLQRLKDRYYGHVDVLGYMGATTFAQHLQQRLPKYEQHFKAYAKKEKVDWRLLAAIGYQESLWQPAVTSKTGVRGLMMLTQNTAQAMGVSNRLDPKQSIMGGAKYLAYMKDQLDESIEEPDRTWFALAAYNVGSGHLDDARKLAAKEGLNPNKWLDVKKILPRLSQKQWYSKTRYGYARGGEPVHFVANIRRYYDILTWVTQPQLEGNQVAEGNLHVPGVDKSKPNQETPPL; encoded by the coding sequence ATGTTTTCCCCAACGGCTTTGCGTCCGCGGTATGCCAAATGGCTGATCGCAACCGGACTCTTCCTGGTGCTCAGTGGTTGTGTTGAGAAACCCAACACACTGGAGCGCGTAAAGGAGGATGGCGTGCTGCGGGTGATCACCCGAAACAGCCCCGCCACCTACTTTGAGGATCGCAACGGTGAAACCGGCTTCGAATACGAGCTGGTGAAGCGCTTCGCCGACGATTTGGGGGTGGAGCTGAAAATCGAGACCGCCGACAACCTCGACGACCTGTTCAGCCAGATCGGCAAGCCCAACGGCCCGGTGTTGGCGGCTGCCGGCCTGGTCAGCAGCGAGCAGCGCAAGAAACAGGTGCGGTTTTCCCACGCCTACCTGGAAGTTACCCCGCAAATCATCTACCGCAACGGTCAGTCCCGCCCCACCGACGCAGCCGCGCTGGCCGGCAAGAAGATCATGGTGCTCAAGGGCAGCACCCACGCCGAACAACTGGCGCAACTGAAACAGCAATATCCAGGCATTGAATACGAAGAATCCGACGCGGTTGAAGTGGTCGATCTGCTGCGCATGGTCGACGAGGGCCAGATCGACCTGACCCTGGTCGACTCCAACGAAGTGGCGATGAACCAGGTGTACTTCCCCAACGTGCGCGTGGCCTTCGACCTGGGCGACGCCCGCAGCCAGAGCTGGGCCGTGGGCCCCGGCGAAGACAACAGCCTGCTCAACGAAATCAACAGCTACCTCGACAAGGTGCAGAAGAACGGCACCCTGCAACGCCTCAAGGACCGTTATTACGGACACGTCGATGTCCTCGGCTACATGGGCGCCACCACCTTCGCCCAGCATTTGCAGCAACGGCTGCCCAAATACGAACAACACTTCAAGGCCTACGCCAAGAAAGAGAAAGTCGACTGGCGCCTGCTGGCCGCGATCGGCTATCAGGAATCGCTGTGGCAACCGGCGGTGACCTCCAAGACCGGCGTGCGCGGCCTGATGATGCTGACCCAGAACACCGCCCAGGCCATGGGCGTATCCAACCGCCTGGATCCGAAGCAGAGCATCATGGGTGGCGCCAAGTACCTGGCCTACATGAAGGACCAACTGGACGAGAGCATCGAGGAGCCGGACCGCACCTGGTTCGCCCTCGCCGCCTATAACGTGGGCAGCGGCCACCTGGACGACGCCCGCAAACTGGCGGCCAAGGAAGGGTTGAACCCGAACAAGTGGCTGGACGTGAAGAAGATCCTGCCGCGCCTGTCCCAGAAACAGTGGTACAGCAAGACCCGCTACGGCTACGCCCGGGGCGGCGAGCCGGTGCATTTCGTGGCGAACATCCGTCGCTACTACGACATCCTGACCTGGGTCACGCAGCCGCAGCTCGAAGGCAACCAGGTGGCCGAGGGCAACCTGCACGTGCCGGGTGTCGACAAGAGCAAGCCGAACCAGGAAACACCGCCGCTCTGA